Within the Nitratireductor basaltis genome, the region CACGACATGCGCGTCGACAGCCCTGCACTGGCACAAGCATTGATGCAGGGATTGATGGATAGCGGCGTCGACGTGTTGCCGGTGGGTCGCTGCGGCACTGAAGAAGTCTATTTCCACACCGCGCATTCCGGAGCCGATGCCGGTCTGATGGTGACGGCCAGCCACAACCCGCCGGATTACAACGGCATCAAGATGGTGCTTAAGGGTGCCGCGGCTGCCACACCGGAAAACGCCTTCAACGCGATCGAGAAACTGGTGCGTTCAGATGATGCGCTCCCGCAGGTTACCGACCACGCGGACCGCGGAGCCTTCCACGACCACTGCAACCGCGAGGACTATATTGCGCGGCTTCTTCAGGAAGTGACATCCAGGCAGCTCAAGCCACTCAAGATCGTCACCCATGCCGGCAATGGTTGCGCGGGGCCGATCATCGATCTTTTGGAGCGTCACCTGCCCTTCACCTTCATCAAGGTGGACCATGAGCCGGACCCGAAGCTGCCGAATGGCGTGCCAAATCCGCTGTTGCCTGAGAAGCGCCAGAAGGCGAGCCAGGCCGTTCTCGACCACGGCGCGGATCTCGGCATTGCCTGGGACGGCGATTTCGACCGCTGCTTCCTCTATGACCACAAGGGCCGCTTCGTCGAAGGCTATTATCTGGTGGGCATGATCGCCAAGCACATGCTTGAGAAGGAGCCGGGCAGCACGATACTTTACGATCCGCGCCTGACCTGGAACACGATCGACATCGTGGAAAGCAATGGCGGCGTGGCCAAGCCCTGCCGCACGGGCCACGCCTATTTCAAGCAGATGATGCGCGAGGAAAACGCCATCTATGGCGGCGAGATGAGCGCGCATCACTATTTCCGCGATTTCAGCTATTGCGATTCGGGCATGCTGGCCTGGCTGGACGTCGTCTCGGAGCTTTCAGCTTCCGGCGCGCGGCTGGCCGATGTTCTGGAAGAGCGCATTGCCGCCTATCCCTGCTCGGGCGAGCTGAACTTTACCGTGGACGACGCCAAGGCCGTGCAGGAACGTGTCGCGGAGCATTTCCAGTCCGCCAATCCGGAAGTGGAGAGCATTGACGGTCTCGGCATGGTCTTCGACGACTGGCGCTTCAATCTGCGTGCCTCCAACACCGAACCTCTCCTGCGCCTGAATGTCGAGACGCGCGGCGACAAGGCGCTTCTAGAAAAGAAGGTCGAAGAGTTGCGCGGCCTGATTCAGGCCTGAGACGCCTGACGAGACGGATGAAAAAGGGCGGCCCATCGAGCCGCCCTTTTTCGTGTCAGCCGATCTTCATGCCCCAGAAACAGGTTTCATCCGCGGCGAAATAGCCGTCGGCACCCGTGAAGCCGCCCTGCAGCGCCACCGTGTCTCCGGTCGACAGTGAGGCGAATGCCTCGATCCGGAGTGTGGTCTGTTCCGAGACATGGGCACCGGTCAGGCTCTGCGTCGATCCCCGGACCGGTGCGACATCATTGAGGAGAAAGCGCGCGCGCATGCGTGCATCCAGCGACGCATTCACCTTGAAAAGCAGATTGGCGCCCAGAAAATAGGTGCCATCGGCAGGCGCGGTGAACAGGCCTGTACCGGCATCGAAAACCGATTGATCATTGTAGTCGGCATTGTTGATGCCGATGGTCGTCCAGCTGTCGAGGGCGGCGTAATTGTCGTAATTGGTGAAGGCCTTGAAGCGGGGAAGATTGGGCTGATCGACCACCGCATCCGCAGCGCGCAATACGAGCGCATCGCGAAAGCTCACACCATCCGCGCTGGTCTTGAAGATCAGGTCGTCACTGCCGGCCAAACCAAATTCGGCACGCGCGGACCAGCCGGATTGGAAGATCAGCGACAAAACATTCCCCGCACCCTCCTTGTTCATGACGAGGCGCAAATCGCCGCTTTCCCCCTCCCCGCTTTCTGCCGCCGCGAAAAGTGCATTGTTCAGCTTGGCGGAGAAGCGGTTGGTGTCATCGGGAGCCGTGCCGATGCCAAGCCGGGCCACCTGTTCTCCATTGCCGCCGGAAGTTATCTGCCACATGCCATCAAGCCAGATGGCAACGGAGGCTTCATCCTCGATGACCGCCTGCCAGCCCGGCTGCGGCTCGTAGAAAACCCAGATGCCGTCCTGGAATGCGGCCACCTGCCCCGCGCGCCCTTCCCAAAGCCCGCTTGCGCCCGCAGCAACAATATACCGCGCGCCTTCCGCCACTGCACTTGGCGGTTCGCTCAGCGCCCGGCTTTTCACCGAAAGCTGCACCAGCGCATCAAGCCGCAACAACGCCTCGTTATGCGTCACATGTTTCTGGGCCTGTGACGGCATGATGAAAGGCAGTTTCAGAAGAGCGGTATCGTCCATGGGTGGCATCCTTCCTGCAGATCAAGCTGCGGAAAGGGTAAGGGCGTGGACGGATGCGGGGATAAAATTGGCAGTTTCTGGCTGGGGCGGCAGGATTCGAACCTGCGCATGGCGGTACCAAAAACCGCTGCCTTACCACTTGGCTACGCCCCAACTTTCCGAGGAAAACGCCTCGGACGCGAAACAGTGCTCCCTATAAGGATTCGCCGCGCCAAGTGCAATCTCTCTGACATGAGTTTGACATCAAAAAGGTCATTCTGGTGTTGATGCCCCCGAAGCTGCGGGGAACGAAGATGTTAAGGAATGCTTACGCATTCGACCTTACGGGCAAATACTGGTAGAAGAACCGGTCAGCTTTGGGTATTTGCGTTCCCGTCAAGCCGGTGCTTCGGCGGCTTGAGAGATGTTTTGAGAGTTGGTTTTGAAGATGACGATGAACCAGATGCGTGAGTGGATCATCTCGCGCCCCCGGCGCACCAAGCGGCTCATGCTGGTCACGGTCGACTTCTTCAGCCTAGTATTCATCATCTGGGCTGCTTTCTGCTACCGCTTCAACCAGCTCTTCATTCCCAATTTCGAGCAGATGCTTTTCATGGTCGCGGGTCCGGTCATCGCGATCCCCGTTTTCGTGAAAATGGGCCTTTACCGCGCCGTGCTGCGCTATTTGCGCGAGCGGGCGCTGTGGACGATCTTCATTGCGGTCTCCATTTCGTCGCTCATCTGGGTGAGCATGGTCTTTCTCACCCTTTCCTATGGTGCCAGCGGCATTCCGCGTACCATCGCGGTGCTCTACTGGGTCGGCGGCTTCTGCGCGGTTGCGGGAAGCCGGTTTGCCGTGAAAGCGCTTCTGCGCGGACGCTCGGGTCGTGGTGCGGACAAGACGCCCGTGCTGATCTACGGCGTCGGTGACGCAGCCGTGCAGCTTGCGGATGCGCTGCACAATTCGCCCGACCGGCAGGTCGTCGGCTTCATCAGCGACGACAAGGGCATGGCGGGCATGGATATTATGGGCCTGCGCATCTATCCGGAAGGCAATATCGACGATCTGGTTGCCAATGTCGGCATAAAGGAAGTCATCATCGCCTCCACATCTGCCGGGCCGCGGCGCAGGCGCGAACTGGTTGCCAAGCTTGGTCACCACGGGCTGAAGATAAGGCTGCTTCCTCCGCTCGCCGATCTCGCGGCAGGCCGCTATCTTGTTAGCCATATCCGCGACATCGACATTGACGACCTGCTTGGCCGCTCCCCCGTGCCTGCCGATCCGGAACTGGTGCGCGAGGCCGTCGAGGGGCGCACGATCCTCGTCACGGGTGCTGCCGGCTCGATCGGCTCTGCCGTGTGCCGCGCCATCGCACAGGCCAATCCGCGCAAGCTCGTGCTTCTGGAGGTCAACGAGCTTGGCCTCTACCAGATCGAGCGCGAGATGCGCCGCCACGGCTTTCCCGTGGTTCCGGTTCTGGGCACGATCACCGATGCTGCCATGCTGGCACGCATATTCCGGCAGCATCGCATCCAGACAGTCTATCACTGTGCGGCCTTCAAGCATGTCTCGCTGGTTGAGAAGAATGTCCTGCAGGGCGTGCACAACAATGTCTTCGGCACATTGGCACTGGTGCAGGAGGCTCATGCCGCCAATGTCGAGAAATTCGTTCTGATCTCATCCGACAAGGCCGTTCGTCCGTCCAGCGTGATGGGCGCGACCAAGCGCTGGGCGGAGCTCATCTTGCGCCACTACGGGCGGCAGCTTGAAGAAAAGGCTGCAGGTGGCGTCTATTCCTCCGTACGCTTCGGCAATGTGATCGGTTCCAGCGGCTCGGTCGTCCCGCTCTTCAAGGAGCAGATTGCGGCTGGCGGCCCGGTGACGCTCACCGATGATGAGATGACGCGCTACTTCATGTCGGTGCGCGAGGCGGCAGAACTCATCATCCAGGCCTCCACCCTTTCATCCTGCGGCGACATTCTGCTTCTGGACATGGGCGAGCCGGTGCGTATCCGCGATCTCGCGCGTGACATGGTCATGCTCGCCGGACTTACCGTGCGCGACGAGCAAAACCCGGCAGGGGACATCGAGATCGTCACGATTGGCATGCGTGATGGCGAGAAACTGCATGAGGAACTCTTCTACGATCCCGTCGGCGTGACGCCGACACAACATCCGAAGATCCTGCGCGCCAAGCCGCAGAACCGCATGTCGAACCAGGTACCGGCCATGCTGGAGGCACTGCGCCAAGCGCTGGAAACAGGCGACGAGCAGGTGGTTCGCGATGTGCTGTTCGGCGAATTGCAAAAGCGGCGTGACCAGCAGCCGCTGACCATCGAAGCAAAGTTGCAACCGGAAACGGCCAATCTGCCACGTCATTCCTGAGGCCCACCCCTAAATGAACGACAACACGCGCAGCAGCGTGGACCCTCAGGCCACCAGAGGGTTCTACCCACGGCTTGGCAAGCGGCTTCTAGACCTTTGCCTGACTATTCCCTGCGGTCTGGTGGCGCTGCCCGTAATCGGGATTGCAGCAATCGCCATCCGAAGGAATTCACACGGCCCGGCGATCTTCGCGCAGGAGCGCGTGGGACTGAATGGCCGCGTCTTTCGCTGTTACAAGCTGCGCAGCATGTATGTGGACGCACCTTCCGTGCCGACGCATGAGGCGGCACAGGCCACGATCACGCCTGTCGGGCGGTTCCTGCGCCGCACCAAGATCGACGAGCTGCCGCAGCTTTGGAATGTCCTGCTCGGCGACATGAGCCTCGTCGGTCCGCGCCCCTGCCTGCCAAGTCAGCACGAACTGATCGCGGCGCGCCAAAGCCGCCGGGTGCTGGAGATTCGCCCCGGCATTACGGGGCTTGCGCAGGTGCAGGGGATCGACATGTCCCGACCGCAAATCCTGGCCGAGGCCGACCTGCGCTATATGCGCAGCATGTCGGCCCTGCTTGATCTCAGGCTGTTGGTTCAAACGGTGATGGGCGGCTCATAGCCGGTTGCGGCGGGCCAGTACCTCTTCCCATTGCAGCGCATGGGTGATGATCGTGTCGAGATCGTCATAACGCGGCTCCCAGCCCAACTCCTGGCGGCACTTGTCTGAGCTTGCCACCACGGCCATGACATCGCCTGTACGACGCGGAGCGTGCTTGACCTGGAAGTCGCGTCCAGACAGCCGCTTGACGGTCTCGATCACCTCGAAGACCGTGTGCCCCCGTCCATAGCCGGCATTGGCGATCAGACTCTCGCCACCGGCGCGCAATCGTTGCAGCGCGAGATAGTGGGCGCTGACCAGATCGCTTACATGGATGAAGTCACGGATGCAGGTTCCGTCACGGGAGGGATAGTCCGTGCCGAAGACTTCGATCAGAGGTCTCTTGCCGGTGGCCGCCTCGCAGGCGACCTTTATGAGATGGGTCGCGCCCTTGGTCGATTGCCCGGTGCGAAGGCGCGGATCGGCACCCGACACGTTGAAATAGCGCAGGGCCGTAAAACTGAGATCATGCGCTGCAGCGGTATCCTGCAGCATGCGCTCGATCATCATTTTCGAAGCGCCATAGGGCGTTTCGGGGCGAAGGGCCGCTTCCTCGCGCACCGGCGCGCGGTCGGGAATGCCATAGACGGCTGCGGTGGAGGAAAAGACGAAGTGGCGAACACCGCAATTGACGGCAGCCTGAAGCAGGCTGTGCGTCTTCATGGTGTTGTTGTGGTAGTAGCCCAGGGGATCGCCAAGCGATTCGGGAACGATCACCGAGCCGGCGAAATGGATGATCGCCTCGACGCGGTGACGGCGGATGATCTCTTCCATCACCTTGCGGTCGCCGATGTCCTGAACGACAAGACGAGCGGCCTCCGGCACGGCCCAGTCGAAGCCGGTGGAAAGACGGTCGACAACGACGACTTCCTCGTCCCTGTCGATCAGTTCCCATGCCATATGGCTGCCGATATAGCCGGCACCGCCCGTTACCAAGACCGCCAAAGGTATTCCCCTCATTTTCATGCCGCGTGGGCCGAAGGGCCAAAAGAAAAGGCCGCGGGCAATCTAACCCGCGGCCTCTTCGCAAATCGTTAGCGTCAGGCGAATTCGCCGATCAGCGACCGCCGAGACCGAAGCCACGCAGTGCTGCCCAGCCGGCAGAGGTCACGCAGGCGGCGAGTGCAGCCTTGACGAGATCCGGCAGGATGAAGGGTGCAACGCCGAACTGCCAGGCCTTGTCGGCACCGATAAGGACAGCAAGCCAGGCAAAGCCCAGCGCCAGAACAACCGCGCTTGCGGCAACAGTAGCGGCACCCATCTTGAGCGGGTTGCGGTCGAAGCCGCGGTCAGCGGCAGCACCGACAATGGCGGCCATGGCGACAAAGCCAAGCAGGTATCCGCCCGTCGGGCCAACCATGTATGCAAGGCCGATGCCCTTTTCAGGCGTGCCCTGGAAGACCGGGAGGCCCATTGCGCCTTCGGCGATGTAGAGAAGCAGCGTTGCAACGCCGAGACGGAAGCCGAAACCTGCCGCGATCAGCATGATGACAAGGCTCTGCATCGACATGTCGACAGGGCCGAGCACGACCTTGGTCTTTGCCGACAGTGCCAGAAGCAGCGAACCGGTGAGCGCGAGACCGGCCTGAGCGGCCAGACGTGCAGCCCCGGATTCGGGCAGAGCGAGGGAAACGAGCGGGCGTGATGCAATCGCCTCAGACATGGTGCCTCCTGAAAAGAATGAGCGCATTCGCGTTCCTCTATAATTGCTTCCATGTTAAGCGGCAACAGATCAGCGAACGCTCTCCCCTGTTCAGCCGCTTTGCGCAGGAGTTTTATTTCATGGATTTCGACACGCGTTTCGAGCCCCGATACGGCGAGGCCGTGCCCGTTGCCGAAAACGTGCTGCGGCTGACCGTGCAGAATCCATCCGCCTTCACCTTTCACGGCACCAATAGCTATATTGTCGGTCGCGAGACGCTGGCCATCATCGATCCGGGACCGGAAGACGAGATGCATCTGGCAACGCTTCTTGAAGCGGTCGATGGCCGGCCGGTCAGCCACATCTTTGTCAGTCACACCCACAAGGACCATTCCCCGCTGGCGCGCAAGCTTGCCGAGGAGACAGGCGCGGTCATATGCGCGGAAGGTCCCCACCGCCCTGCCCGGCCCTTGCATGTGGGCGAGGTCAATCCGCTGCAGGAAAGTGCCGATGTGGACTTCACGCCCGACCACGCGCTTGGTGACGGCGAGGTCATAACGGGTGATGGTTGGTCGATCCGCACGCTCCACACGCCCGGCCATGCGGCCAATCATTCGGTGTTCGCACTCGAAGGCACCGGCATTCTCTTCTCCGCCGATCACGTCATGGCCTGGGCAACCTCCATTGTCGCACCTCCCGACGGCTCCATGAGCGACTTCATGGCAAGTCTCGACCGGCTTCTGGAGCGCGATGATCGCGTGCTTCTGCCCGGGCATGGCGGTGCAGTGACAAAGCCTCGCGCCTTCATGCGGGGTTTGCGCACGCATCGCCGCATGCGCGAGCGAGCCATCCTGCAGCGCATCATGGACGGTGACCGCAACATTCCCGAGATTGTGGCGGCAATCTACCGGGATACCGATCCGCGCCTGCATGGCGCGGCAGCACTGTCCGTGCTGGCGCATCTTGAAGATCTGGTCGGCAAGAACCTGGTGTCCTGCGAAGGTGAACCGGCGATCGATACCACCTATTTGCCGGCCTGAGCGTCAGATTTCCGTCAGTTCCTGAAGCCGCTTGTCGAGCTCGGTCAGAAAGCGACGGATCCGCTCGGCGTTTTCGCCCATGTCATGGCTGCCATAGCGTGATGCTGAACGCATATCGACGAAGGTCGCGTTATCCTGATCCTCGATGCGGATGACCACATCGGAATCAAATCCGAGCAAATAGGATTTCGCGACTGCTTCAATCGTCGTGACTGCCGGGTCACCGCCACGCGCCGTGACCTTCCAGCCGCGATCGGCAATCAGTTCATCCAGAACATCCTCCACGCTTTCGCGAGCGAATTCGTAGCGGCGGCCCGTGATGTCCGGGTAGGATTTTGCGATGCGTTCCGCGCGCGCCGCATCAAGCGCCGTAACGGGGTTGGCGTCAGCATCCCTCAATCGCTCGGCGGCCTGAAATTCCGGCGGGTCCTGCAGATCGGTCGAGATGTCGACCAGCTGCGGGTTCGTCACGATGTTGAAAAGCGAAACGCCGTAGGGCACGAGCACGAGGACTGAAAGAAACAGGCCCAGCGTGGCGGCACCAAGCCCCCGCCATCCATGCTGCCACATCTGCACGAAGCCGCTGATGGCAAGCACGAGACCGGTCAGCCCAAGCAGACCGCAGATCGCGATCAGCCACAGAAATGGCAGCGTTTCGACAAGATCATAGCGATGCGCGAGCGCCGAGGAGACAGCCAGCACCAGCGCGAAGGAGGCGACACCTCTCGCCCGGTAGGCTGCAGGCGCATAACGCTGCTCTATGATGGCGACCATGAATGTCCTGCACGGCTTGTTTGCGTGGGAAGTCGGCGAGCTATAAACGCCCGGCTGCGGCAGGTCAAAGGCACTTGAGGAACGGTCCACCGGGCCGCATGGCAGCCCGGCATCCGATATTCCTCAGACCGCTTGTGGCAGCGTGTAACCTTCCATCTGACGTCGCAATGTCGTCTTCTGGATCTTGCCGGTGGCGGTATGCGGCAGCTCGTCGACGAACACGACGTCGTCGGGCAACCACCATTTGGCGACCTTGTCGGACAGGAAGGTGATGAGGTCTTCTCTGGTGGGATCACAGCCTTCCTTCTTCACCACCACCAATAGTGGTCGCTCGTCCCATTTCGGGTGATGCACGCCGATGACGGCGGCTTCCGCGACTTCCGGATGGCCAACAGCGAGGTTTTCCAGCTCGATCGTCGAAATCCATTCACCGCCCGACTTGATGACATCCTTCGCGCGGTCCGTGATCTTGAGATAGCCATACCGGTCAATATGCGCGACGTCACCTGTGTCGAACCAGCCTTCTTCATCGAACTGCTCTGCACCGGCGCCACCATAGTAGCTGCTGGAAACGGCAGGCCCGCGCACCTGCAGGCGCCCGAAGGTCTTGCCGTCCCAGGGCAGTTCCTCGCCATTGTCGTTGACGATACGCATTTCCACGCCAAATGGCGCATGGCCCTGCTTGTCCTGAATGTCCAGCCGCGCCTCGCCTTCCAGATCCTCGTATTCGGGCTTCAGCGAGCAAAGGGAGCCCAGCGGCGACATTTCCGTCATGCCCCAGGCATGTATGACTTCGACATCATAGATGTCCTGGAATTTCTGCGTCATGGAGCGCGGGCAGGCCGAGCCGCCAATCACGACGCGCCTGAGATGGGGCAGTTTCTTGCCGGTCTTTTCCAGATATTGCAGCAGCATGAGCCAGACCGTCGGCACGGCTGCGGTAAAGGTCACGCGCTCGCTGTCGAGCATCTCGTAGAGCCCCTCGCCATCCAGCCTTGGCCCCGGCATGACCAGCTTGGCGCCGACCATGGGCGCGCTTTGGGCAAGGCCCCAGGCATTGGCGTGGAACATGGGCACGACAGGAAGAACCACATCGCGCGCCGAAAGCCCCATCGCATCGGGCTGAACCGCCATCATGGCATGAAGCACATTGGAACGGTGGCTGTAGACGACGCCCTTGGGGTCCCCGGTGGTGCCGGAGGTGTAGCACATGCCCGCCGCCGTCGTTTCCTCGAAGCTTTCCCAGGCAAAGGCCTCATCGCCGTCTGCAATCCAATCCTCATAGGCGACTGCATCGAGTGTGGTCTCCGGCATGTTCGCGCTGTCGGTCATGATGACGATGCGCCTGAGCGTCTTGACCTGCGGGCAGATCTTCTCGGCAAGCTGCACGAAGGTCAGATCGACAAACAGGCAGGCATCTTCCGCGTGGTTCATGATCCAGGCGATCTGGTCGGGGAAAAGGCGCGGATTGAGCGTGTGATAGACGCCGCCCATGCCCATCGCGCCGTACCAGACCTCAAGATGACGGGCAGTGTTCCAGCCAAGCGTTGCCACGCGGTCTCCCTTGCCGAAACCCTCCTGCACCAGCTTCGAAGCAACCTTGCGTGAC harbors:
- a CDS encoding phosphomannomutase/phosphoglucomutase is translated as MSAPFKAYDVRGQIPSQINVPFAYRFAQAVKASLDPQRVVVGHDMRVDSPALAQALMQGLMDSGVDVLPVGRCGTEEVYFHTAHSGADAGLMVTASHNPPDYNGIKMVLKGAAAATPENAFNAIEKLVRSDDALPQVTDHADRGAFHDHCNREDYIARLLQEVTSRQLKPLKIVTHAGNGCAGPIIDLLERHLPFTFIKVDHEPDPKLPNGVPNPLLPEKRQKASQAVLDHGADLGIAWDGDFDRCFLYDHKGRFVEGYYLVGMIAKHMLEKEPGSTILYDPRLTWNTIDIVESNGGVAKPCRTGHAYFKQMMREENAIYGGEMSAHHYFRDFSYCDSGMLAWLDVVSELSASGARLADVLEERIAAYPCSGELNFTVDDAKAVQERVAEHFQSANPEVESIDGLGMVFDDWRFNLRASNTEPLLRLNVETRGDKALLEKKVEELRGLIQA
- a CDS encoding DUF2793 domain-containing protein; this encodes MDDTALLKLPFIMPSQAQKHVTHNEALLRLDALVQLSVKSRALSEPPSAVAEGARYIVAAGASGLWEGRAGQVAAFQDGIWVFYEPQPGWQAVIEDEASVAIWLDGMWQITSGGNGEQVARLGIGTAPDDTNRFSAKLNNALFAAAESGEGESGDLRLVMNKEGAGNVLSLIFQSGWSARAEFGLAGSDDLIFKTSADGVSFRDALVLRAADAVVDQPNLPRFKAFTNYDNYAALDSWTTIGINNADYNDQSVFDAGTGLFTAPADGTYFLGANLLFKVNASLDARMRARFLLNDVAPVRGSTQSLTGAHVSEQTTLRIEAFASLSTGDTVALQGGFTGADGYFAADETCFWGMKIG
- a CDS encoding polysaccharide biosynthesis protein, translating into MTMNQMREWIISRPRRTKRLMLVTVDFFSLVFIIWAAFCYRFNQLFIPNFEQMLFMVAGPVIAIPVFVKMGLYRAVLRYLRERALWTIFIAVSISSLIWVSMVFLTLSYGASGIPRTIAVLYWVGGFCAVAGSRFAVKALLRGRSGRGADKTPVLIYGVGDAAVQLADALHNSPDRQVVGFISDDKGMAGMDIMGLRIYPEGNIDDLVANVGIKEVIIASTSAGPRRRRELVAKLGHHGLKIRLLPPLADLAAGRYLVSHIRDIDIDDLLGRSPVPADPELVREAVEGRTILVTGAAGSIGSAVCRAIAQANPRKLVLLEVNELGLYQIEREMRRHGFPVVPVLGTITDAAMLARIFRQHRIQTVYHCAAFKHVSLVEKNVLQGVHNNVFGTLALVQEAHAANVEKFVLISSDKAVRPSSVMGATKRWAELILRHYGRQLEEKAAGGVYSSVRFGNVIGSSGSVVPLFKEQIAAGGPVTLTDDEMTRYFMSVREAAELIIQASTLSSCGDILLLDMGEPVRIRDLARDMVMLAGLTVRDEQNPAGDIEIVTIGMRDGEKLHEELFYDPVGVTPTQHPKILRAKPQNRMSNQVPAMLEALRQALETGDEQVVRDVLFGELQKRRDQQPLTIEAKLQPETANLPRHS
- a CDS encoding sugar transferase translates to MNDNTRSSVDPQATRGFYPRLGKRLLDLCLTIPCGLVALPVIGIAAIAIRRNSHGPAIFAQERVGLNGRVFRCYKLRSMYVDAPSVPTHEAAQATITPVGRFLRRTKIDELPQLWNVLLGDMSLVGPRPCLPSQHELIAARQSRRVLEIRPGITGLAQVQGIDMSRPQILAEADLRYMRSMSALLDLRLLVQTVMGGS
- the galE gene encoding UDP-glucose 4-epimerase GalE; the protein is MAVLVTGGAGYIGSHMAWELIDRDEEVVVVDRLSTGFDWAVPEAARLVVQDIGDRKVMEEIIRRHRVEAIIHFAGSVIVPESLGDPLGYYHNNTMKTHSLLQAAVNCGVRHFVFSSTAAVYGIPDRAPVREEAALRPETPYGASKMMIERMLQDTAAAHDLSFTALRYFNVSGADPRLRTGQSTKGATHLIKVACEAATGKRPLIEVFGTDYPSRDGTCIRDFIHVSDLVSAHYLALQRLRAGGESLIANAGYGRGHTVFEVIETVKRLSGRDFQVKHAPRRTGDVMAVVASSDKCRQELGWEPRYDDLDTIITHALQWEEVLARRNRL
- a CDS encoding biotin transporter BioY — translated: MSEAIASRPLVSLALPESGAARLAAQAGLALTGSLLLALSAKTKVVLGPVDMSMQSLVIMLIAAGFGFRLGVATLLLYIAEGAMGLPVFQGTPEKGIGLAYMVGPTGGYLLGFVAMAAIVGAAADRGFDRNPLKMGAATVAASAVVLALGFAWLAVLIGADKAWQFGVAPFILPDLVKAALAACVTSAGWAALRGFGLGGR
- a CDS encoding MBL fold metallo-hydrolase — encoded protein: MDFDTRFEPRYGEAVPVAENVLRLTVQNPSAFTFHGTNSYIVGRETLAIIDPGPEDEMHLATLLEAVDGRPVSHIFVSHTHKDHSPLARKLAEETGAVICAEGPHRPARPLHVGEVNPLQESADVDFTPDHALGDGEVITGDGWSIRTLHTPGHAANHSVFALEGTGILFSADHVMAWATSIVAPPDGSMSDFMASLDRLLERDDRVLLPGHGGAVTKPRAFMRGLRTHRRMRERAILQRIMDGDRNIPEIVAAIYRDTDPRLHGAAALSVLAHLEDLVGKNLVSCEGEPAIDTTYLPA
- a CDS encoding DUF1499 domain-containing protein, which gives rise to MVAIIEQRYAPAAYRARGVASFALVLAVSSALAHRYDLVETLPFLWLIAICGLLGLTGLVLAISGFVQMWQHGWRGLGAATLGLFLSVLVLVPYGVSLFNIVTNPQLVDISTDLQDPPEFQAAERLRDADANPVTALDAARAERIAKSYPDITGRRYEFARESVEDVLDELIADRGWKVTARGGDPAVTTIEAVAKSYLLGFDSDVVIRIEDQDNATFVDMRSASRYGSHDMGENAERIRRFLTELDKRLQELTEI
- a CDS encoding long-chain-fatty-acid--CoA ligase, producing MQGLMQDWPLLCHKILDHAARQHGEREVVTRTVEGAIARTTYGALASRSRKVASKLVQEGFGKGDRVATLGWNTARHLEVWYGAMGMGGVYHTLNPRLFPDQIAWIMNHAEDACLFVDLTFVQLAEKICPQVKTLRRIVIMTDSANMPETTLDAVAYEDWIADGDEAFAWESFEETTAAGMCYTSGTTGDPKGVVYSHRSNVLHAMMAVQPDAMGLSARDVVLPVVPMFHANAWGLAQSAPMVGAKLVMPGPRLDGEGLYEMLDSERVTFTAAVPTVWLMLLQYLEKTGKKLPHLRRVVIGGSACPRSMTQKFQDIYDVEVIHAWGMTEMSPLGSLCSLKPEYEDLEGEARLDIQDKQGHAPFGVEMRIVNDNGEELPWDGKTFGRLQVRGPAVSSSYYGGAGAEQFDEEGWFDTGDVAHIDRYGYLKITDRAKDVIKSGGEWISTIELENLAVGHPEVAEAAVIGVHHPKWDERPLLVVVKKEGCDPTREDLITFLSDKVAKWWLPDDVVFVDELPHTATGKIQKTTLRRQMEGYTLPQAV